The Triticum urartu cultivar G1812 chromosome 6, Tu2.1, whole genome shotgun sequence genome includes the window TGTCCAGCATATCCGTGTCCATGTCTTCAGGGTCGAGCGTGAAGAAGACTATGTGGATGACCACGTAGATCAGGACGGCGCCAGCCATGGCCACAATGTAGATGGAGGTGCTCGTGTCCCGGCTGCTCCCCGCGGCGTATGCACCCATGAGGCTGAACAGGTCTAGTATCATAGTAGCCTCCAGTATGTGGAGCCTAACTAGCATCTCGCTCTGCAGCATGACGATGATGACCAAGGACGCCACGAAGGCCACCGAATTAGAATAGAAGAAGGCCTTGTACCGTATTGGGTGTGTTGTGAGGAGTATTGAGTCTCCAACAGTATGGCCTTCCCCACTCTCCAGCCAGAGGCCTCCTGGTGGATCAAGTCCAGCTTGATAAGTGATGGTCGCCGCAAGTATAGCAAGCAACTGAATAAACTCGCGGGCCTTGTTGAGTTTTTCATTTTCATCACGTTCTCTCTTCAGAATCTTgtctttttctttttcgtcggtcAGTGGTGGTGATGGTCTGTGTATCCATGCATTACAGATAGATACATAGTTAGAGGCATATATAGTTAAGAAGCAGCCTAGAATTGTTTTTTATGATTAAACCAAAACGTAGGAAATAATACTACTGCATGCATGGAGAGCTATGATTTAATTATGCATGTCAAAGTATACACGAAGCCAGAGTAGTCGAGATTCGGGACTAGACAGGCATCTAGCAGGACTGCTAGATAGGTGTTTTTGAAAATTAAGCATATTGTTTTGTTATGCCGAGAAACAAACACAAGATAAGATGGTCTAAGTGTATATTGTTTGACTAGAGTTGTGTATATTGTTTTTCATGAAACTAACATAGTGATCCACACATTTGTGCTGCTAGATTTAGTACATGTTCTACATTTGTGTAAATTTTGAGATATAGTGTGCCATTAGAATATTTCAGACTGCAAACAACCATGTAGCCCAAATATACCACTGGAAAAACTTATTTGATATTATTTCCCCTGACAGTGATTTGCCTCGCCCGAGCTGTTTTTTAGTTTAATTTACCTCAACCTGTCTGGAGTTTTGTAAAAATAAAAAAGGATTTTGACATGTGACAAAATAATGTTGAAGGGCCATGGCATGTCATTCAAAATCACAAGCCATCAAACTAAGATCTAACATTGTCTCTCATACCCTCCTCACATCCCTCTAGTATATCAACTCTTTTACAAACATATTTTTGTGAAATTTTCTAACAATAACTGATTGAAATATTGATGGGTCATACTTAAATGTACTAGTTTTTTAGTTTATACAATGACATGCCTCCACATGTTCCATGCATGCTTATTATATTCTAATTTTAATGGTATTTCCCTTGTAAAAGCAATGTATACTCCAGGGTATATTCACAAAAGTGGCTAatcccccccccccttccccccTTCTCACTCTCCCTTCTTTTAGTTTAATGCAACCGCTAATTCACACAAAATATATTTTGAAATGCAGTTATTTATGAATTTTATATGGACTACATATAAAAATAATCAAACCTGAAATTTCATCTATTTGATATTTTGAATTATGTTTCTAAAATAATTTAAATCATACGTATTTTATATTATATTTAGGTTTATTCAAAAATTTATCTATTTGTGCAAGTAATATAAGTTGCATATACTCAAATCTACATGCTAGTTTTTGTATATTGTTATTTTAATTTCATACTACATGAAACTAGATATGTATTCCTAAATCTAATGTATGAGATTGATAATTGACTCAAAATTTAGCCATTGACTTCAGATGTAGTTCATATGAAACGCGAATTGTAAATTTCTTGTGTTTTTTATCCCCAAAAGGAAAATGCCATTTTTTCTATTTGTTATTTTGAACTATGTTTCTTAAATAAGTGTAAAATCAACTtctattttatataattttacTTTATTTATAAATGTATGTATTCAtacaaatcatgcataaaatggGTAAATAAATTACTTTGCTAGATTTCCTCTATATTTTTCTTTTGAATTGGTATATAAAAATAGACCAATTTTTATTCCTAGACCTAACTTATGCTATACTATATATTAAAAGAATTACCTATTTATTGTAGATTTCACATAATGTTTGTATGCGACTCGAATTGTTTTATTTTTACTTTTATTAAGAAATTCACTGATAAAATGGACCTGTATTATAGATCCACCGTGTATACTAATATAGTATACACTTATATTTATGTGGGGTAGATCTCAAACCTTATAATCTGCCCCCCCACCGTCTGATTACAGATAAAGTTAGCCTACGTTTATGGACGAATCGTGGTGCATCGACTGATGCATGCATGATTCACCAGTTATTTTTAACCAAGTCTTCAATGTGGTCAACAccgtactccctctgtttcttttTTACGGATTTGCTAAATCTCACCTAGATGAGAAATAGCAAAGTCACATCATTTGAGTAATAAAAAaaaacaagtgactacatacggaacggagggagtaataaacTTGCATGAACCTTCACGAAAATCAGGTGGGGTAGGAGTTAGATGTGACTTAGTTAAGTCTCATCTAGTGGTGCACGAATCTTCTTTtcactctgcatattaggtttgtccgaagtcaatctcatccaactttgaccaagtttatataaaaaattgtagacattcacataacaacaccaatatcattagattcatcttggaatatattttcatattatatttattagatattatagatgctaataatttctaatataaatttggtcaaacttagcaaagtttgactttcAGCAAATTcaatgtgcagagtaaaaaggaccggagggagtactttgCTTATTAGCTTTGTTTTAAGTCAAACCTTCTAAAGTTTGATCAAGTTAAAAAAATTAGCATTCGCCATACAAAATGAATGTGGTTAGCACGGAAATCTAATCCTAAAACTAACTATATGTACGTGCCAATGATGTGCCAAGCCAAGGAAACACGTACCTGGAAGTGCAAGTGGAATCAGTGACGAATCTTGTTATTACCGGCAGCCATTTTCTTGGATAACTGTACATGCGACCAATACACGGGAGTTTGTCTGTAGCCACCTGGAGAGCAATGTAGATTAGCACAGCTGGCCCTAGGGACAGAACAATGGCAGTGCTCTCAAGGTTCCTGCAGCTCCCGGCAGCGTAGGCGCCGCCGAGGCCGCCGATCGCGATGACGAGGGATGCATAGAGACCGCAGCGCCCTGCGCCAAATCTGTCCCTGGTGATGTTGAGTTTCTTATAGTCGAGGATGAGCATGATGGCGAGCAGGGACGCCACGAAGGCGGTggtgttgaagaagaagaaggacttGTAGCGGCCGGAGTGGCCGCCCTGCAGAATCGGGTCACCGCCAGTGTGGTGGCCCTCCTGGGTGCTTCGCCAGAAGCCTCCGGGCGGGTTCATCGCGGCCACGTACGCGACGGTTGCCACGAAGATGGCGAGCACCATCAGGATCTCGTGCTCCGCGAGTGCCGCCGCCTCTTGATCTGGACTCTCTTCTTTTTTGTTGGCGGCCGTGCCTCCTGTCGCGTGGCGGAGGACGTACCAGATGAAGGCGACAGTGACATAAGCAGCGAGGCCAGCCACCATCACTGCGGCGCAGACGGTGGTGAACTTGTCGCGGCTGCTCCCGGCGGCGTAGGCCCCCATAAGGCCGAACAGGTCAATCACCATGATCGGCCGGAGCAAGTGGTGGTAGCCGCCCTTATGCAgcacgaggaggaggaggctgacgACGAGGGACGCCGCAAAGGAGACGGCGTTGCAGTAGTAGAAGACGATGTAGCGGTAGTAGTAGGTCTCCCTGAGGATTGACTCGCCGGCCACCTGCCCGCCGGGAGTGTCCTCCGTCCAGGAGCCCCCCGGCAGGTTGAGCCCCGCCACGTAGGTCACCGTCGCCACCAGGGTGGCAAGCAGCAGCAGGTACTTCTTCAGCTGGAACTCCGTCGAAGCCTTGGGGGAGTCTGTGCTTTTGTTGTGGTTGCCGGCCCCATTTTCGTCCGCGGACGCCATGGCCATGGGTGCTCTACTTACTCGGTTGAGCTCTGGGAAAGTGTATTTATAGAGCCTCGCTAGCTAAGGAAGTGTATTTGTAGAGCTAGCTAGCACCACCGAGCGTAAGCATGGCATCGATGCTGGCATGCTAGCTGCATCGTGTGTGCGTGTGTCCCAATCATGGCATTACTTGATCAAGTCATCTTATTTTAGACTTTATTCCGGGCCATTCGATCGGCAGTCTCATTCAAGTCACCATCGTCTGCACGCCGGGTTTAAATTCCTCATGTCATATATACACTTGTTTTGCACTATTTGTGACTATTTGGGAATATTTATTTACAGATGGCACGCAGCTCGACTCATGGCCCTCAAATCAAGCGATCTCCCTACCCCTTTGTTGCGTTGGCAACGGGTGCATGCTATAATTATATGGACCCTAGCTACTGTAGCAGGCATCGAAGGATGACTTCACTGCGTGGTCTTATTCAAAGCTCGTTATTCCCCAGCTTGTTTTGTCAGGGAGCAGTGCTACACACACGACATTCCTTGCACGATTTATGGACGACAGAGCCAGCTGAGCCTTTAATCACATCTGATGCGTGGATTTGCACCGTTGGATCATCGGTCGTGCAAGCATCGTCCAAGGACTGTCGTTTGTCAGGCAGAGATGATCTTTCCAACCCAGCAACATGAGCAAGCTGTGTACATTGATAATTGTGACCCCTTTGACAAGACTCAACCAAAAATAAACCCTCCAGGAAAGGTTAACTCAGCCAAAAAGG containing:
- the LOC125516947 gene encoding uncharacterized protein LOC125516947 translates to MAMASADENGAGNHNKSTDSPKASTEFQLKKYLLLLATLVATVTYVAGLNLPGGSWTEDTPGGQVAGESILRETYYYRYIVFYYCNAVSFAASLVVSLLLLVLHKGGYHHLLRPIMVIDLFGLMGAYAAGSSRDKFTTVCAAVMVAGLAAYVTVAFIWYVLRHATGGTAANKKEESPDQEAAALAEHEILMVLAIFVATVAYVAAMNPPGGFWRSTQEGHHTGGDPILQGGHSGRYKSFFFFNTTAFVASLLAIMLILDYKKLNITRDRFGAGRCGLYASLVIAIGGLGGAYAAGSCRNLESTAIVLSLGPAVLIYIALQVATDKLPCIGRMYSYPRKWLPVITRFVTDSTCTSRPSPPLTDEKEKDKILKRERDENEKLNKAREFIQLLAILAATITYQAGLDPPGGLWLESGEGHTVGDSILLTTHPIRYKAFFYSNSVAFVASLVIIVMLQSEMLVRLHILEATMILDLFSLMGAYAAGSSRDTSTSIYIVAMAGAVLIYVVIHIVFFTLDPEDMDTDMLDKCREVLLLLAILAASITYQAGLTPPGGFWEMDDEKHGHHAGFSILQDKYHLRYKAFFYCNAASFMASVALIILLVNPTLYKPAIECYALFVCMVGGMFGLMGAYAAGSSLHLRASIIILVLVALVFGFVVYLVLTGSHKLKRKEPAGQGEPQGGHVTDDAAKDQNQPGQGVQGHHVADNAAKDQIQPAQGVQGDHVADHAAMHQKQPAEGNHVADNNKAIYLMLLGILSASVTYLTGLKPPGGLWRDDNNGHSAGSPVLYDMHRRRYMVYFYSNSISFMASIIVIALLLLLRLLGKKSDHWSLHTVMVLDMLALLVAYAAGSARKWGTFWKVILLLLPIVIFLRLLFWCKNKYHSTAKPKPGVIAAPNREATATQ